The Bradyrhizobium sp. CCGB01 genome segment CGATCCCGCGACGAACAAGCGTTTCGTCGTGGACTACGATCAGATCTATCTCGATCCGCATACCGGCGAAGAAATGGGAAAGCGCAAATTTGGCGCCCCGTGGCCGATAACGAAAACGAACTTCACGTCGTGGATGCTCAAGTTTCACTATACCTTGCACTTCCCGGAATTCTGGGGAACGGACAAGTGGGGCATCTGGCTTCTCGGCGTCATCGCCGTGATCTGGACCGTCGATTGCTTCGTTGGATTTTATCTGACCCTTCCACCGCGAAAACGAACCAGTATCGTGAGGCCCGCGGCCGTGGCTCGGGAATTGGGGAAAGGGTTCTGGACGCGCTGGTGGCCGGCCTGGAAGATCAAGACCAGAGGAAGCGCCTATCGGATCAACTTTGATATCCATCGGGCCTTCGGGCTTTGGACCTGGTCGCTTCTTTTCATCGTGGCGTTCACTGCATTCTCGTTGAACCTCTATCGAGAGGTCTTCAGCCCCATCATGCAGACTGTTTCCAACTATACGCCGTCTGTTTTTGAGACGCGCAAGCCAGTCGGTTTGGACGAAAGGATCACGCCGAAATTCTCGTTTCAGGAGATCATCGAACGGGCGAACGAGGAAGGTAAGCGTCGTGGGTGGCCCGAACCGGTCGGCGCTATTTCATACCAGGCCCGCTACGGAATCTATCAGCCGCGCTTCTTTTTTCCCGGAGCGGACGATCATGGAGGCGGTGGCGTCGGCCCTGCCCGGCTTCATTATGACGGCGTAACCGGCGAAGTGGTCGGACAACGCGTCCCTTGGAGCGGCAGCGCCGCGGACATTTTTGCGCAAGCGCAATTTCCGCTGCATTCGGGCCGTATCCTTGGATTGCCGGGCCGCATCCTCATCTCGGCGATGGGCCTTGTATCTGCCGCGCTGGCCGTGACGGGGGTGGTCATCTGGTGGCGAAAGCG includes the following:
- a CDS encoding PepSY domain-containing protein; amino-acid sequence: MRSVSTILHRWFGLTIAAFIIFSGLTGAIISWDHAIDEWLNSEFFDVKTQGENKPILELVRLAEQRDPRIEVIYFELVPEAGKSAYLYAEPKIDPATNKRFVVDYDQIYLDPHTGEEMGKRKFGAPWPITKTNFTSWMLKFHYTLHFPEFWGTDKWGIWLLGVIAVIWTVDCFVGFYLTLPPRKRTSIVRPAAVARELGKGFWTRWWPAWKIKTRGSAYRINFDIHRAFGLWTWSLLFIVAFTAFSLNLYREVFSPIMQTVSNYTPSVFETRKPVGLDERITPKFSFQEIIERANEEGKRRGWPEPVGAISYQARYGIYQPRFFFPGADDHGGGGVGPARLHYDGVTGEVVGQRVPWSGSAADIFAQAQFPLHSGRILGLPGRILISAMGLVSAALAVTGVVIWWRKRRARVLRSSQGAYASALRSLPAE